The region atggcaggggggcaccgGGGGAGCTGGGATGATCCCAACccaaataattctatgattttgtggTTCACAGCGGCAGTTCACCTCCGTACTGGGTGCCACTGTGTGCTGGTACCAGTATCAGTAGCTCTGTCTCTGCCCCTCCGCCTGCCCGGGCTCCGGGTCACAGCAGGAGGGACCCGGCTGCGCGGGGctcagctggggctgtttaaccCCAGACGGGTTTCACCTGGAGCCTGGTGGGTCCATAACCACCCACCTGGGCTCTTTGTGGGCAGCTCCCCTTATAAACCAGCAGCCTGCTTACCCtgagggctttttctttttttctttccctttctttctcactttgtCTTTTAGGAACCTCAGTTTGGAGGTGGGGAGGGTTGGGGTCTGCTGCCTGCGGGTCTCTGGGATGTAGTGCCAGGATTTTCTACCTTTCCCAGTGCTGCCAAGCAGGTAAGGACACAGCAAtgagctgcctctgctcccccatccctgggctgggcttgtgggctctgccccagggctggctgcagtCAGGCGGTGTCCCAGCCCTGTCCTTCTCCTGTTTACTGTCCCAGATGAAGGACAATGTCGTCATGTAGCTCTGGAGTGGCCCTGGGGCTCGGTTCCCAGCCCAGCCGCAGCAACTCTCTGATAGTGCAAAGAAACTCTGTCCCGGCGCTGAATGTCCGTCCGCCCCGGAGCCGCTCGCTCACCCTGCTCAGCCGCGAGGAATTCTGCAAGGGCTTCAGTGGGTACGCGGCTGTTGGGATGTGCGCGGGGTCTCACCTCGTGTTTGTCCCCGAGGGAACGTGTCCCTTGTCTGGGACGGGTTTAGGTTCACGGTCTCAGCAGCGGGAGCCTCGCAGGGCGCAGGCTGCTGTTGTTCCCCTGTGTTCAGGGCAAGGCTGGTGGCGCTGGCTCTGCCTGGTGTCCCTGCTGCCCTCACCATCGTGGCGGAGACCGGGCAGCGCTGACATCCCAAAGGCCACCAGCTCACGCCTGTGTCCCcgctgctctgccaggagctTCCGCAACATGAGCGATGCGTTGGGGGCCGATCCGTTGGGCCGCAGCTGCTCCATCCCCGACCCACAGCTGGTCCGGAGGATCGTGTCCCAGGTGGAGTTCTACCTTTCCGATGAGAACCTGGCCAAGGACGCTTTCCTGCTGAAACATGTGCAGAAGAACAAGATGGGGTTTGTCAGCATCAAACTGCTGACGTCCTTCAAGAAGGTAGGTGGCCCCCGGTGCCGGCCAGCCGGGGTGGGAAGTGGCCTGCACGTGGAGGGTGTCCGTGTGTCTGGGTGTCCGTGTGTCTGGGTGTCCTCTGGCTGCGTCTGGTGGGGCGCATGGGGAGGTCCAGGTTGCCATTTTCCAGAGGCCGTTGGGAACCTTCTGCAAACTCCAAAGACGCTCATGTGGCAAGGGGATgttgttttgctgtggtttcAGGTTGGTGGGGTTGCAGCCTGCCCGGACGGCAGGTTTAGGGtggtccctgcctggggacgCTCATGGGGATGTGGTGGCCCCCCCGTCTCTCCCACAGGTGAAATACCTGACGCGCGACTGGCGACTCACGCTCTACGCCCTGCGGTTCtcggagctgctggaggtgaaCGAGGAGGGCACCAAAGTGCGGCGGCGCGTCCCCATCCCCGAGTCCCTGCTCAGCGTCCCCCCCAGcaaactgctgctggcctgggagctgctgccccggGAGCAGGACGCGCTGTCGCCGCTGCAGAAGAACTTCCTGGAGACCATCACGAGGATGTTCAGCCCCTTCGGCGCCATCGCCTCCATCCGCATCCTGCGCCCGGGCCGCAAGCTGCCCTCGGATGTGCGGAAATACGTGTCGCGCTTCCCCGAGCTGCTGAGCAGGTGCTGCGCGCTGGTGGAGTACGAGAGCCTGGAGAGCGCCCGCAGAGCCTTGGAGGAGCTCGGCCGCCGAAGCCCCCCGGGCGGCGAGAGCATCAGGGTGGTCCAGCTCAGCGGGAAGGGCTCCAAGAAGAAACCCGAGGTGGAGCGGGAGGCggtggaggagctggtggaTCAGCTGGGTTGGAAAGCACAGGCAACAGCCACGACGTTCCCCTACGGCCTCGGGGACTCGGTGCTCGGCAGCGGTCGGGAGCTGGATGGTGCCTCGGCGTTGCCGTCCCTCCTCCTGAACGAAGACCCTTCGGAACCCGCCTGGCCCAGCAGCGACTTCAAGCCCAGCGGCTGGAGCGACGCCTTCACCGGATCGCTCCTCACCAGCCACCGCTTCCCTCCCTTCGGCACCAGCGTGGGCACCGGCGGCTGCTTCAGCCCCAGCCCCGAGAGCCCCCGTGGCGGctgggggagcggggcggccgccTGGGCCCCCTGGGGCGGCAGCTCCTCTCCGGGTGCCAAACCCCCCCCCGGCACCTCCCCAGCAACAACCAGGGTGTCCGAGCTCCTCGGGCTCTGCGACGGGGTCCTGCGCCTGCCCCACGGCCCCGGTGGCACCGGTGGCTTCTCCAGCAGCATCGGGAGAGGAGAGCTCGTCCTGCAGCACTGAGGCTTCTTTACGTTTGGGTTtgggcatttttttgttttgttttgttttcctccttttctctctgtgccCGCCCCAGAGCTGTGGGTTGTGGCGGTGCAGCTGCTCCGGGGACCCGAGTTTTGGGCCAGGACGATGCTCGGGGTGCGATGCTGAgcggcagcaggagctgagccgGCTGCGCTGCCACCGGGGTCCCGCGTGGGGACTCGATGCACCTGCTGCCGGCCAGACCCGCGGAGCTGAGGCCGCTGCCCGAAGGCGCCGGGGGCTGCAGCGGCCCCAGGTTGTGGAGCTGGGGTGGGAAATGAGCAATAAAGGGAGATGAGGTTTCCAGGCAATTTCTGGCCAGCGCAGTGATTTGTTGGGCGGTTGGTGGTTTTCTCCTGCAGCCGGACAAGGGCAGGAgggtccctgccctgcagcccctcccTCGCCGTTCTGGGGGtgatttggggttattttgctgcagcagggaggcaAAGCCGGGTCTATGGTTCCTGGTGCCCCCTGCATCCCATCCCACACAGGCACAGAGCAGTTCtggaaaaactgcatttaatgggggcgggggggaaaaaggTCCCATGAAAGCCACTCCAACCCCCCTCCCCCCAGTACAGCATCCCCTCCTCCCAGACCCCACCTTGaacccccccatcccctgctCTGCGTTTAATCCCCCCCTCCCACCCACCCCCTGCGCTTGCTGGGGGGCTCTGGCGAGGGGCTCTGTCCCCGTTTGCGCCCCCGTTTGCGCCCCCCGCTGCTCTGCCGGCGCAGCCCGGGGTGGGGGCAGCTCCATCCCTGCGTCCCACAGCTCGGGGGGCTCCATCCCCAGGACGTAGAATTCCTCCATGCTCAGAATGGCTGCTCTGACCTCGGGGACGCTGTAGTCGGGCGTCAGCAGGTCCTCGGGCAGTGCCAGCGAGCCGAAGTCCCGCTGCGGCACGGCTGCGACGGTGCCACCGGGCTCATCGGGCTTGGG is a window of Caloenas nicobarica isolate bCalNic1 chromosome 27, bCalNic1.hap1, whole genome shotgun sequence DNA encoding:
- the LOC135999257 gene encoding la-related protein 6-like, translating into MSSCSSGVALGLGSQPSRSNSLIVQRNSVPALNVRPPRSRSLTLLSREEFCKGFSGSFRNMSDALGADPLGRSCSIPDPQLVRRIVSQVEFYLSDENLAKDAFLLKHVQKNKMGFVSIKLLTSFKKVKYLTRDWRLTLYALRFSELLEVNEEGTKVRRRVPIPESLLSVPPSKLLLAWELLPREQDALSPLQKNFLETITRMFSPFGAIASIRILRPGRKLPSDVRKYVSRFPELLSRCCALVEYESLESARRALEELGRRSPPGGESIRVVQLSGKGSKKKPEVEREAVEELVDQLGWKAQATATTFPYGLGDSVLGSGRELDGASALPSLLLNEDPSEPAWPSSDFKPSGWSDAFTGSLLTSHRFPPFGTSVGTGGCFSPSPESPRGGWGSGAAAWAPWGGSSSPGAKPPPGTSPATTRVSELLGLCDGVLRLPHGPGGTGGFSSSIGRGELVLQH